The following coding sequences are from one Gopherus flavomarginatus isolate rGopFla2 chromosome 21, rGopFla2.mat.asm, whole genome shotgun sequence window:
- the TMEM51 gene encoding transmembrane protein 51 produces MMAQSRSNGSYYALTAIGLGMLVLGIIMAVWNLVPGFGHTDKPPSSAGNSSNPEHDGGGILKSKTFSVAYVLVGAGVLLLLLSICLNVRDRKKKRQNEDIARIQQGTSAEPRHQEDSQEEDDETPSRYYVPSYEEVMNAGYPETGELDRNTRISMSLPSYESLTGIDENTPTTTIADVDSNIQRQPSRHSSRLNKRLKPLKVRRIKSDKLHLKEFRINLPDRNSSGQITIEPLTPPPQYDEVPDKAPDSKEVT; encoded by the exons ATGATGGCCCAGTCCAGGTCAAATGGATCTTACTATGCCCTGACTGCTATAGGGTTAGGAATGCTTGTCCTTGGGATCATAATGGCAGTCTGGAACCTGGTCCCAGGATTTGGCCATACTGATAAGCCTCCCTCATCTGCTGGAAATAGTAGCAATCCAGAGCATGATGGTGGAGGAATATTGAAGAGTAAGACCTTTTCCGTGGCTTATGTATTGGTTGGGGCTggagtgctgctgctgttgctctccATTTGTTTGAATGTCCGGGacagaaagaagaaaagacaaaatGAGGATATTGCTAGGATCCAGCAAGGAACATCTGCTGAACCTCGACATCAGGAGGACAG TCAAGAAGAGGATGATGAGACACCGTCGCGATACTATGTTCCCAGTTATGAGGAGGTTATGAACGCGGGCTATCCTGAGACGGGAGAATTGGACAGAAACACCAGGATCAGCATGTCTCTACCCTCTTATGAATCTCTAACTGGGATTGATGAAAATACACCAACTACAACCATCGCAGATGTCGATTCGAACATACAGCGTCAGCCAAGCAGGCACAGCTCTCGCTTGAACAAACGACTGAAACCCCTGAAAGTTCGGAGAATTAAGTCTGATAAGCTGCACCTAAAGGAATTCCGAATAAACCTTCCAGACAGAAACAGTTCAGGTCAAATAACAATAGAACCATTGACCCCTCCTCCTCAGTATGATGAGGTCCCAGATAAAGCACCGGATAGCAAGGAGGTGACCTAA